One window of the Macaca thibetana thibetana isolate TM-01 chromosome 1, ASM2454274v1, whole genome shotgun sequence genome contains the following:
- the DENND2D gene encoding DENN domain-containing protein 2D isoform X1, translated as MDGLGRRLRASLRLKRGHGGPPQDNSGEALKEPERAQEHSLPNFAGGQHFFEYLLVVSLKKKRSQDDYEPIITYQFPKRENLLRGQQEEEERLLKAIPLFCFPDGNEWASLTEYPRETFSFVLTNVDGSRKIGYCRRLLPAGPGPRLPKVYCIISCIGCFGLFSKILDEVEKRHQISMAVIYPFMQGLREAAFPAPGKTVTLKSFIPDSGTEFISLTRPLDSHLEHVDFSSLLHCLSFEQILQIFASAVLERKIIFLAEGLSTLSQCIHAAAALLYPFSWAHTYIPVVPESLLATVCCPTPFMVGVQMRFQQEVMDSPMEEVLLVNLCEGTFLMSVGDEKDILPPKLQDGILDSLGQGINELKTAEQINEHVSGPFVQFFVKTVGHYASYIKREANGQGHFQERSFCKALTSKTNRRFVKKFVKTQLFSLFIQEAEKSKNPPAGYFQQKILEYEEQKKQKKPREKTVK; from the exons ATGGATGGGCTCGGCCGCCGCCTTCGAGCCAGCCTGAGACTGAAGCGCGGCCATGGGG GACCGCCCCAGGACAATTCGGGGGAAGCTTTAAAGGAACCAGAAAGGGCCCAGGAGCACTCTTTGCCCAACTTTGCTGGGGGGCAGCACTTCTTTGAATACCTTCTTGTggtttctctcaaaaaaaagcgTTCACAGGATGATTACGAGCCTATAATCACCTACCAATTTCCCAAG CGGGAGAACCTGCTTCGGGgtcagcaggaggaggaggagcggcTACTCAAAGCTATCCCCTTGTTCTGCTTCCCAGACGGGAATGAGTGGGCATCACTCACCGAGTATCCCAG GGAGACCTTCTCCTTCGTTCTGACCAATGTGGATGGGAGCAGAAAGATTGGATACTGCAGGCGCCTCTTG cCTGCCGGCCCTGGCCCTCGCCTTCCCAAAGTGTACTGCATCATCAGCTGCATCGGCTGCTTCGGCTTGTTCTCCAAG ATCCTGGATGAAGTGGAGAAGAGACATCAGATCTCCATGGCTGTCATCTACCCGTTCATGCAGGGCCTCCGAGAGGCAGCCTTCCCTGCTCCTGGGAAGACTGTCACTCTCAAGAGCTTCATCCCCGACTCAGGCACTGAG TTCATTTCACTGACACGGCCCCTGGACTCCCACCTAGAACATGTGGATTTTAGTTCTCTATTGCACTGTCTCAGTTTTGAACAGATACTTCAGATCTTTGCCTCTGCTGTGCTGGAGAGAAAAATCATCTTCCTGGCGGAAGGTCTCAG CACCCTATCTCAGTGCATCCATGCTGCTGCCGCGCTGCTCTACCCCTTCAGCTGGGCGCACACCTACATCCCTGTTGTCCCTGAGAGCCTTCTGGCCACCGTCTGCTGCCCCACCCCCTTCATGGTTGGAGTACAAATGCGCTTCCAGCAGGAGGTCATGGACAGCCCTATGGAAGAG GTCCTGCTGGTCAATCTTTGTGAAGGAACCTTCTTAATGTCG GTTGGTGATGAAAAAGACATCCTGCCACCGAAGCTTCAGGATGGCATCTTAGACTCTCTCGGTCAGGGGATCAATGAGTTAAAGA CTGCAGAACAAATCAACGAGCATGTTTCAGGCCCTTTTGTACAGTTCTTTGTCAAGACTGTGGGTCATTATGCTTCCTATATCAAGCGGGAGGCAAATGGGCAAGGCCACTTCCAAGAACGATCCTTCTGTAAGGCTCTGACCTCCAAGACCAACCGCCGATTTGTGAAGAAGTTTGTGAAGACACAGCTCTTCTCACTTTTCATCCAGGAAGCTGAGAAAAGCAAGAATCCTCCTGCAG GCTATTTCCAACAGAAAATACTTGAATATGAGgaacagaagaaacagaagaagccAAGGGAAAAAACTGTGAAATAA
- the DENND2D gene encoding DENN domain-containing protein 2D isoform X2, translating into MEGQVVGRVFRLFRRRAGPPQDNSGEALKEPERAQEHSLPNFAGGQHFFEYLLVVSLKKKRSQDDYEPIITYQFPKRENLLRGQQEEEERLLKAIPLFCFPDGNEWASLTEYPRETFSFVLTNVDGSRKIGYCRRLLPAGPGPRLPKVYCIISCIGCFGLFSKILDEVEKRHQISMAVIYPFMQGLREAAFPAPGKTVTLKSFIPDSGTEFISLTRPLDSHLEHVDFSSLLHCLSFEQILQIFASAVLERKIIFLAEGLSTLSQCIHAAAALLYPFSWAHTYIPVVPESLLATVCCPTPFMVGVQMRFQQEVMDSPMEEVLLVNLCEGTFLMSVGDEKDILPPKLQDGILDSLGQGINELKTAEQINEHVSGPFVQFFVKTVGHYASYIKREANGQGHFQERSFCKALTSKTNRRFVKKFVKTQLFSLFIQEAEKSKNPPAGYFQQKILEYEEQKKQKKPREKTVK; encoded by the exons ATGGAAGGACAAGTGGTAGGCCGGGTGTTCAGGCTCTTCCGACGTCGAGCAG GACCGCCCCAGGACAATTCGGGGGAAGCTTTAAAGGAACCAGAAAGGGCCCAGGAGCACTCTTTGCCCAACTTTGCTGGGGGGCAGCACTTCTTTGAATACCTTCTTGTggtttctctcaaaaaaaagcgTTCACAGGATGATTACGAGCCTATAATCACCTACCAATTTCCCAAG CGGGAGAACCTGCTTCGGGgtcagcaggaggaggaggagcggcTACTCAAAGCTATCCCCTTGTTCTGCTTCCCAGACGGGAATGAGTGGGCATCACTCACCGAGTATCCCAG GGAGACCTTCTCCTTCGTTCTGACCAATGTGGATGGGAGCAGAAAGATTGGATACTGCAGGCGCCTCTTG cCTGCCGGCCCTGGCCCTCGCCTTCCCAAAGTGTACTGCATCATCAGCTGCATCGGCTGCTTCGGCTTGTTCTCCAAG ATCCTGGATGAAGTGGAGAAGAGACATCAGATCTCCATGGCTGTCATCTACCCGTTCATGCAGGGCCTCCGAGAGGCAGCCTTCCCTGCTCCTGGGAAGACTGTCACTCTCAAGAGCTTCATCCCCGACTCAGGCACTGAG TTCATTTCACTGACACGGCCCCTGGACTCCCACCTAGAACATGTGGATTTTAGTTCTCTATTGCACTGTCTCAGTTTTGAACAGATACTTCAGATCTTTGCCTCTGCTGTGCTGGAGAGAAAAATCATCTTCCTGGCGGAAGGTCTCAG CACCCTATCTCAGTGCATCCATGCTGCTGCCGCGCTGCTCTACCCCTTCAGCTGGGCGCACACCTACATCCCTGTTGTCCCTGAGAGCCTTCTGGCCACCGTCTGCTGCCCCACCCCCTTCATGGTTGGAGTACAAATGCGCTTCCAGCAGGAGGTCATGGACAGCCCTATGGAAGAG GTCCTGCTGGTCAATCTTTGTGAAGGAACCTTCTTAATGTCG GTTGGTGATGAAAAAGACATCCTGCCACCGAAGCTTCAGGATGGCATCTTAGACTCTCTCGGTCAGGGGATCAATGAGTTAAAGA CTGCAGAACAAATCAACGAGCATGTTTCAGGCCCTTTTGTACAGTTCTTTGTCAAGACTGTGGGTCATTATGCTTCCTATATCAAGCGGGAGGCAAATGGGCAAGGCCACTTCCAAGAACGATCCTTCTGTAAGGCTCTGACCTCCAAGACCAACCGCCGATTTGTGAAGAAGTTTGTGAAGACACAGCTCTTCTCACTTTTCATCCAGGAAGCTGAGAAAAGCAAGAATCCTCCTGCAG GCTATTTCCAACAGAAAATACTTGAATATGAGgaacagaagaaacagaagaagccAAGGGAAAAAACTGTGAAATAA